A region of uncultured Anaeromusa sp. DNA encodes the following proteins:
- a CDS encoding homocitrate synthase — translation MSVHFVDTTLRDGEQQAGLAFSAADKLRIAHLLAGAGVAAIEAGTPIMGAAEQEALRCIVQQRLSCPVVAWNRARKEDIDASVLCGFEWVHISVPVSDHHLVKKLRRSRSWLLGQLAQSIPYAKSWGCRVTVGAEDASRADPHFFLEVARLAAGLGAERIRYADTVGCLEPFGVYEKMKTLGEYCPLPIEFHGHNDFGLAVANTLAAIEAGIEWVSVTVGGIGERAGNASLEGVQEAMALATAQKSNMKADLLPALRGEVQLACGG, via the coding sequence ATGAGCGTACATTTTGTCGATACGACGCTACGAGACGGGGAGCAGCAGGCTGGCCTTGCTTTTAGCGCGGCTGATAAGCTGCGTATTGCACATTTGCTGGCTGGCGCTGGCGTGGCAGCGATTGAAGCCGGTACCCCTATTATGGGTGCTGCTGAGCAAGAAGCACTGCGCTGTATTGTGCAGCAGCGCCTTTCTTGTCCGGTAGTGGCTTGGAACCGCGCCAGGAAAGAGGATATAGACGCGTCTGTCTTGTGTGGTTTTGAGTGGGTGCATATTTCCGTTCCCGTTTCCGATCACCATTTGGTGAAAAAGCTGCGCCGTAGTCGTTCTTGGCTGCTAGGGCAGTTGGCGCAAAGTATTCCTTACGCCAAATCTTGGGGCTGCCGGGTGACGGTGGGGGCGGAGGACGCTTCTCGGGCGGACCCGCACTTCTTTTTAGAGGTGGCGCGCTTAGCAGCGGGGCTGGGAGCGGAGCGTATTCGCTATGCCGATACAGTAGGATGCTTGGAGCCTTTTGGAGTGTATGAAAAAATGAAGACTCTTGGCGAATATTGTCCCTTGCCGATTGAATTTCATGGGCATAACGATTTCGGTTTGGCTGTGGCTAATACGCTGGCGGCCATTGAAGCAGGTATTGAGTGGGTGAGCGTTACGGTGGGCGGCATTGGCGAACGGGCAGGCAATGCTTCGCTGGAAGGCGTGCAGGAGGCGATGGCTCTGGCAACGGCGCAAAAAAGCAATATGAAAGCGGATTTGCTGCCAGCCTTGCGCGGTGAAGTGCAATTAGCCTGCGGAGGTTAG
- a CDS encoding Fe-only nitrogenase accessory AnfO family protein has product MAKEIAVLTAVDGQTAPVDQGGLLRVYRRQEGRWQEDRSMPLLMAAGGGLAGLRKQLAAMVEFLAGCRIVVASTITGVPYYELEKAGCSLWEMQGAPAAWLDEVLSGEEAQAATKATAETLALPMPEDLGEGRYRISIREVQRASGGITSKQALQPWLQGQKFASLEILCTHVPPWLECEWQSGGSFAGVKEKLSSGEWKVLLQGK; this is encoded by the coding sequence ATGGCGAAGGAAATCGCAGTGCTGACAGCAGTTGACGGACAAACGGCCCCCGTGGATCAAGGCGGCTTGCTACGGGTTTATCGCCGCCAAGAAGGCCGTTGGCAGGAAGATCGCTCCATGCCGCTTTTGATGGCGGCGGGTGGCGGTCTAGCGGGATTGCGTAAGCAGTTGGCGGCGATGGTGGAGTTTTTGGCGGGCTGTCGAATTGTAGTGGCTTCAACCATTACAGGCGTTCCTTACTATGAACTGGAGAAAGCAGGCTGTTCTCTTTGGGAGATGCAGGGTGCTCCAGCGGCCTGGCTGGACGAAGTGCTGAGCGGCGAAGAAGCACAGGCAGCGACTAAAGCGACTGCTGAGACGTTAGCACTGCCAATGCCGGAAGATTTGGGAGAGGGCCGCTACCGTATTTCCATTAGGGAGGTACAACGAGCTAGTGGCGGCATTACTTCCAAACAGGCCTTGCAGCCGTGGTTGCAAGGGCAAAAATTTGCTTCTCTAGAAATTCTTTGTACACATGTTCCGCCGTGGTTGGAGTGTGAATGGCAAAGCGGTGGCTCCTTTGCAGGAGTTAAAGAGAAGCTGTCTTCTGGAGAATGGAAAGTGCTTTTACAAGGCAAATAA
- a CDS encoding (2Fe-2S) ferredoxin domain-containing protein, with the protein MEKPKKHVFICTSSRMTGQQKGFCHTKGAVDLVNAFMEAIEEEDLEGILVSNTGCFGLCEEGPIVVVYPDNVWYGKVSEDDVTEIVEEHLAAGRVVERLAL; encoded by the coding sequence ATGGAAAAACCGAAAAAGCATGTATTTATTTGTACCAGCTCGCGTATGACGGGGCAGCAAAAAGGATTTTGCCATACAAAGGGCGCGGTGGATTTAGTAAACGCCTTTATGGAGGCCATTGAAGAAGAGGATTTGGAAGGTATCTTGGTTTCGAATACAGGCTGTTTTGGCCTTTGCGAAGAGGGGCCGATTGTAGTGGTCTATCCGGACAATGTCTGGTATGGCAAAGTAAGCGAAGACGATGTGACGGAAATCGTGGAAGAGCATTTGGCGGCAGGGCGCGTTGTGGAGCGGCTGGCGCTTTAA
- the nifB gene encoding nitrogenase cofactor biosynthesis protein NifB yields MSCQSDSCMYEGMSSELAASTAKHPCYSFEAHHQYARMHLPVAPACNISCNYCNRKFDCVNESRPGVTSEVLSPEEALEKFLWVKREMPNLSVVGIAGPGDALANWPAVSKSLRAIRAVDENVVFCVSTNGLMLPAYADELLELGVRHITVTMNALDPAVGAKLYRHVLYENKVLRGEEAAKRLMENQQVGIARLTAAGALVKINTVMVPGVNEAHIPEVVKKARELGAFVSNIMPLIPAPGSAFEDLPQTNRRDLDALRERCQIDLRQMRHCQQCRADAIGLLTQDESSRYRLHEQPQQPIAAAGVYRIAVTSKYQKLVDLHYGHAEQFHIYQVRGKQMKFLETRPSLRYCRGKDVCEEEDMHKGSLVQLLSDCDAVLTMRIGQGAKARLQQAGIVSVESCNSVDEGLLFAAECLRQKRAM; encoded by the coding sequence ATGAGCTGTCAATCCGATTCCTGTATGTACGAGGGCATGTCTTCGGAGCTGGCTGCCAGCACCGCGAAACATCCCTGCTATTCCTTTGAAGCGCATCACCAATATGCGCGCATGCACCTGCCGGTAGCGCCTGCCTGCAATATCAGCTGCAATTACTGCAACCGGAAGTTCGACTGCGTCAATGAAAGCCGTCCTGGCGTGACTAGCGAGGTATTGTCGCCGGAAGAAGCGTTAGAAAAGTTCCTTTGGGTGAAACGAGAAATGCCGAACTTGAGCGTTGTCGGTATTGCTGGCCCTGGAGACGCGTTAGCCAATTGGCCGGCTGTATCTAAGTCGCTGCGTGCTATTCGAGCAGTGGATGAAAACGTGGTTTTTTGCGTGTCCACTAACGGTTTGATGTTGCCAGCCTACGCGGACGAGCTGCTGGAACTGGGCGTGCGTCACATTACGGTGACCATGAATGCGCTGGATCCGGCAGTGGGGGCTAAACTGTACCGCCATGTGCTATATGAAAACAAAGTGCTTCGCGGTGAAGAGGCGGCTAAACGCCTTATGGAAAATCAGCAAGTCGGCATTGCCCGTTTGACGGCGGCAGGAGCCTTGGTAAAAATTAATACCGTCATGGTTCCTGGCGTAAATGAAGCGCATATTCCGGAGGTAGTGAAAAAAGCCAGAGAGTTAGGCGCGTTTGTGAGCAACATTATGCCTTTGATTCCGGCTCCGGGGAGCGCCTTTGAAGACCTGCCGCAAACCAATCGGCGCGATTTAGACGCGCTGCGTGAGCGTTGCCAAATCGATTTACGACAGATGCGTCATTGTCAGCAGTGTCGAGCCGACGCTATCGGGCTTTTAACACAAGACGAATCATCGCGTTACCGCTTGCATGAGCAACCGCAGCAGCCGATTGCCGCTGCTGGCGTATACCGTATTGCCGTTACTTCTAAATATCAAAAATTGGTGGATTTGCATTATGGCCATGCTGAGCAGTTTCATATCTACCAGGTGCGGGGCAAACAGATGAAGTTTTTGGAAACGCGACCTAGCTTGCGCTATTGCCGGGGGAAGGATGTTTGTGAAGAAGAGGATATGCACAAGGGAAGCTTGGTGCAATTGCTTTCTGACTGTGATGCGGTGCTGACCATGCGGATTGGCCAGGGGGCCAAAGCGCGGTTGCAGCAGGCGGGCATTGTCAGTGTCGAATCGTGCAACAGTGTTGACGAAGGGTTATTGTTTGCAGCGGAATGCTTGCGGCAGAAACGAGCGATGTGA
- a CDS encoding nitrogenase component 1, whose amino-acid sequence MVMRSRNVNENPCNMCMPMGGILALKGIEKAMVIVHGSQGCSTYMRRHIAEHYNEPIDVGSSSLNEKGTVYGGEGQLKQAIDNICAIYHPEVVGIVTTCLAETIGEDVKRIAEEYMQSHSQAGVALVAASTPGYGDSFGEGYHRTLRAVVETLATDEVRHEGINIISALLSPADIRWIKGLLESMDVSYTFLPDISETLDKPYLKEYRKLGPGGTSLKGIRGMGGAKATLQLGCTVKNAFSAGMYLEEHFGVPCYTLPLPIGLENTDLFLATLQEVSGKKIPQELEQQRGRLQDAMVDSHKYNFAGRCAIYGEPDMVYAVTALCLENGLLPVIAATGSRGSRLVPLLEKKLAEFREIPLLLAGADFVSIRQAVEERQVNLVIGSSEGRYLEERCGIPLIRLGFPILDRVGGARQLSVGYEGASLLLDRLTNSLLDHKHKHYRQAMANAFWRPEEKRYADDGRN is encoded by the coding sequence ATGGTGATGCGCAGCCGCAATGTCAATGAAAATCCCTGCAACATGTGCATGCCTATGGGCGGCATTTTAGCCTTGAAGGGCATTGAAAAAGCAATGGTGATTGTGCATGGCTCCCAAGGCTGCAGTACGTATATGCGGCGTCATATCGCCGAACACTATAATGAACCCATTGACGTAGGATCGTCCTCTTTGAACGAAAAAGGCACTGTGTATGGTGGCGAAGGCCAGCTCAAGCAGGCTATCGATAATATTTGCGCCATCTATCATCCCGAGGTAGTCGGCATCGTTACCACCTGCTTGGCAGAAACCATTGGCGAAGATGTAAAGCGCATCGCTGAAGAATATATGCAAAGTCACTCGCAAGCGGGGGTGGCGTTGGTAGCGGCATCTACGCCTGGTTACGGAGATAGTTTCGGTGAAGGATATCATCGGACCTTACGAGCGGTGGTAGAGACGTTGGCGACAGACGAAGTGCGGCACGAAGGCATCAATATTATCAGCGCGCTTCTCAGCCCGGCGGACATTCGTTGGATCAAAGGTCTGTTAGAGTCTATGGATGTTTCCTATACGTTTTTGCCGGATATCTCCGAGACACTGGACAAGCCGTATTTGAAGGAGTACCGCAAGCTAGGGCCGGGCGGGACCTCTCTCAAGGGTATCCGGGGGATGGGCGGAGCGAAAGCGACGCTGCAGTTGGGCTGTACCGTAAAAAACGCTTTTTCGGCAGGCATGTATTTAGAAGAGCATTTTGGCGTTCCTTGCTATACCTTGCCTTTGCCGATTGGCCTAGAAAATACTGATTTATTCTTGGCGACGCTGCAGGAAGTCAGCGGCAAAAAGATACCGCAAGAGTTGGAGCAGCAGCGTGGTCGTCTGCAAGACGCCATGGTAGACAGTCACAAATACAATTTTGCCGGGCGTTGCGCTATTTATGGCGAGCCGGACATGGTCTACGCGGTGACCGCCTTGTGCTTGGAAAACGGTCTTTTGCCGGTGATTGCAGCTACAGGCAGCCGAGGCAGCCGCCTTGTACCGCTGCTTGAAAAAAAGCTGGCGGAGTTTCGAGAAATACCGCTGCTTTTAGCGGGAGCTGATTTTGTTTCCATTCGGCAAGCAGTAGAAGAGAGGCAGGTCAATCTGGTTATCGGTTCTTCTGAAGGACGGTATCTAGAAGAACGCTGCGGCATTCCGTTAATACGCTTAGGGTTTCCTATTTTGGACCGTGTAGGCGGCGCTAGACAATTGTCTGTAGGATATGAAGGCGCCTCACTCTTGCTAGATCGGTTGACAAACTCTCTTTTAGACCATAAGCACAAGCATTACCGGCAGGCTATGGCAAACGCCTTTTGGCGACCGGAAGAAAAACGATACGCTGACGACGGGCGTAATTGA
- the nifE gene encoding nitrogenase iron-molybdenum cofactor biosynthesis protein NifE, producing the protein MEEARSLAARDAFIVTKGQKKTLQCDADSIAGCVSQRACVYCGARVVLNPITDALHLVHGPIGCASYTWDIRGSLSSGEELFRNSFSTDMQEEDIIFGGEKKLALCLDELITKYRPPLAFVYSTCIVGVIGDDLKAVCKAASERHGIEVLPVESSGFIGNKAAGYRAACDALLRLIAMPPAEAALRCQERRKKSGKPVINYLGDFNLAGEAWIIRDYLRRLGVELNVVFTGDATYADLKRAPEAELNIIQCAGSMQYLAGNMQEVYGIPSLQVSFLGMEDTASSLRAIAQELGDAQIAANAEAVIQTEEAAYAPQVEAYRQYLEGKKAAVYVGGGFKAVSLIRQFREVGMEVVMVGSQTGRKEEYALMNDLVQEGAVILDDANPAELERFLLEQGADLLVGGVKERPLAYKLGRAFLDHNHDRKHPLSGYVGALNFAKEVYSSICSPVWRHLGEAPWLKKGGV; encoded by the coding sequence ATGGAAGAGGCGAGAAGTCTAGCGGCTAGAGACGCGTTTATTGTAACAAAAGGCCAGAAAAAAACGTTGCAGTGCGACGCTGACAGCATTGCCGGCTGCGTCAGTCAACGGGCTTGCGTCTACTGCGGCGCGCGGGTCGTGCTCAACCCGATTACCGACGCGTTGCATTTGGTGCACGGCCCTATCGGCTGCGCCAGTTATACTTGGGATATTCGAGGCAGTCTAAGCAGCGGCGAAGAGTTGTTTCGCAATAGCTTTTCGACAGATATGCAAGAAGAAGATATTATTTTTGGCGGTGAAAAGAAGCTGGCTCTTTGTTTGGATGAGCTGATTACTAAATACCGGCCGCCCTTGGCCTTCGTGTACTCTACCTGTATTGTCGGCGTTATTGGCGATGACTTGAAGGCGGTATGCAAGGCGGCTTCAGAGCGGCATGGTATTGAAGTACTGCCGGTGGAGTCTAGTGGGTTTATCGGCAATAAGGCTGCCGGCTACCGAGCGGCTTGTGATGCGTTACTACGCCTGATTGCTATGCCTCCGGCGGAGGCGGCGCTCCGTTGCCAGGAACGTCGTAAAAAAAGTGGCAAACCGGTGATTAACTATTTAGGAGATTTCAATTTGGCCGGAGAGGCTTGGATTATTCGCGACTATCTCCGCCGGTTGGGTGTAGAGCTTAATGTGGTTTTTACCGGCGACGCAACCTATGCAGATTTAAAGCGGGCGCCGGAAGCGGAGTTGAACATTATTCAGTGCGCCGGTTCTATGCAGTATCTGGCGGGAAATATGCAAGAAGTGTATGGGATTCCGTCGTTACAAGTTTCCTTTCTGGGTATGGAGGATACAGCGTCTTCACTGCGGGCCATCGCGCAAGAGCTGGGAGACGCGCAAATTGCAGCCAATGCGGAAGCTGTCATTCAAACGGAAGAAGCTGCCTACGCGCCGCAAGTGGAAGCATATCGACAGTATCTGGAGGGAAAAAAAGCGGCGGTATATGTGGGCGGTGGCTTTAAGGCCGTCTCGCTGATTCGGCAGTTTCGAGAAGTCGGCATGGAAGTGGTTATGGTGGGAAGCCAGACTGGACGCAAAGAGGAATACGCGCTGATGAATGACTTAGTCCAAGAAGGCGCGGTCATCTTAGATGACGCCAATCCGGCGGAGTTGGAGCGGTTTTTACTTGAACAAGGAGCCGATCTTCTCGTTGGGGGCGTAAAAGAGCGTCCGTTGGCCTACAAGCTGGGGCGGGCGTTTTTGGATCATAATCATGATCGCAAGCATCCTCTCAGTGGCTATGTGGGGGCGCTGAATTTTGCCAAAGAAGTGTACTCTTCCATCTGCTCGCCGGTTTGGCGGCACTTGGGCGAGGCGCCGTGGCTGAAGAAAGGCGGTGTGTAG
- the nifK gene encoding nitrogenase molybdenum-iron protein subunit beta has translation MLNHTPKTIVERKSGGMINPAKTCQPIGAMYAALGLHSCMPHSHGSQGCCSFHRMHLTRHFRDPIMATTSSFTEGASVFGGGANLKTSIRNIFEVYDPEIIAIHTTCLSETIGDDIPTIIYQSEIPEGKVVFHANTPSYQGSHITGFSNMTKAMVKYFCEATGTFKKEQVNLLPGFVNPGDMREIKRLTNLMDVPFHMFPDTSGVVDSPMTGSFAMYPKGGALLDDVKDAGNSRITLSLGHFASMDAAELLEKKCKVPKVDLKTPIGIKATDAFLMALRGAFAKEIPYELEEERGQLVDIMTDTHFHFHGKKVAIFGDPDVVVAMTEFALSLGMKPVHVLTGTPGGALGAGLGSFEADIKTLLDGAGLKGNVKAAGDLFALHQWIKNEPVDLLIGNTYGKYIAKAEDIPFVRLGFPILDRSVHSYFPVVGYRGAMRLIEMISGALLDRADRDAKDEDFELVM, from the coding sequence ATGCTCAATCACACGCCGAAAACCATTGTCGAACGTAAAAGCGGCGGTATGATCAATCCTGCTAAAACGTGCCAGCCTATTGGCGCCATGTATGCGGCCCTCGGGTTGCACAGCTGCATGCCCCATAGTCACGGTTCGCAAGGATGCTGCTCCTTTCACCGCATGCATTTAACCCGACATTTTCGCGATCCCATTATGGCGACGACTAGCAGCTTTACGGAAGGCGCTTCCGTATTCGGTGGCGGTGCCAATTTAAAAACATCAATCCGCAATATCTTTGAGGTCTATGATCCGGAAATTATCGCCATTCATACTACTTGTCTGTCGGAGACGATTGGCGATGATATCCCGACGATTATTTATCAATCGGAGATACCGGAAGGCAAAGTGGTGTTTCACGCTAATACTCCCAGTTATCAGGGCTCTCATATTACGGGCTTTTCCAACATGACAAAAGCCATGGTTAAGTATTTTTGCGAAGCCACAGGAACGTTTAAAAAAGAGCAGGTCAATCTTTTGCCTGGCTTCGTTAATCCAGGAGATATGCGAGAAATCAAACGCTTGACCAACTTGATGGATGTGCCGTTCCACATGTTCCCGGATACTTCGGGCGTAGTGGATTCGCCGATGACAGGAAGCTTCGCTATGTATCCCAAAGGAGGCGCGCTGCTGGACGACGTCAAAGACGCCGGCAATTCCAGAATCACTCTTTCGCTGGGTCATTTTGCCTCCATGGACGCGGCGGAGCTGTTGGAGAAAAAATGCAAAGTGCCCAAGGTGGATTTAAAAACGCCTATCGGTATAAAAGCGACAGACGCTTTTTTGATGGCGTTGAGGGGCGCGTTTGCCAAGGAAATTCCGTACGAACTGGAAGAAGAACGCGGTCAATTGGTAGACATTATGACGGATACGCATTTCCATTTTCACGGCAAAAAAGTGGCGATTTTCGGCGATCCAGATGTAGTGGTGGCGATGACTGAGTTTGCTCTTAGCTTGGGGATGAAACCGGTGCATGTCCTTACAGGTACTCCCGGCGGCGCTTTGGGAGCGGGGCTGGGAAGCTTCGAAGCAGACATTAAGACGCTTCTTGACGGCGCGGGACTCAAAGGCAACGTCAAAGCAGCGGGAGATTTGTTTGCATTGCATCAGTGGATCAAAAATGAGCCAGTGGATTTGCTTATCGGCAATACCTACGGCAAGTATATCGCCAAAGCGGAAGATATTCCTTTTGTGCGGCTCGGGTTCCCCATTCTGGACCGCAGCGTGCATTCTTACTTCCCGGTCGTAGGCTATCGAGGCGCCATGCGTCTTATCGAAATGATCAGCGGCGCTCTCTTGGATCGCGCTGACCGGGATGCCAAAGACGAAGATTTCGAATTGGTTATGTAA
- the nifD gene encoding nitrogenase molybdenum-iron protein alpha chain, with the protein MAMTEKELQDILDRYPSKVQKNRKKHILIKDGVLEQQEIEANTRTVPGIMTNRGCAYAGCKGVVVGPLKDMVHIVHGPIGCSYYAWGARRNKARTEEGGDNFINYCFSTDMQESDIVFGGEKKLTAMIDEVVEIFHPKAISISATCPVGLIGDDINAVARTAQEKYGIQVLAFNCEGYKGVSQSAGHHIANNNLMDKVIGNSDLEEAPGKFPINILGEYNIGGDGWEVERMLKEIGYHIVTVMTGDGSWESLRNAHVSELNLVQCHRSINYIAEMLEIKYGTPWLKVNFIGVNSTVETLRNMAKYFDDPGLTQRTEDFIAKELVRVQPQMEQYRKICEGKTAFCFVGGSRGHHYQGLFGELGIDTVLAGYEFAHRDDYEGRVVIPTIKTDADSKNIPELHVEQDERRYRLKISPEKMEMLKGSIPLGEYNGMNVEMKDGSIIVDDINHYETEEFIRLLKPDIFASGIKDKYVVQKMGIPAKQLHSYDYSGPYAGFNGAVNFARDVSMAFASPTWNYITPPWKDQPLLDGSMNEGGAR; encoded by the coding sequence ATGGCGATGACCGAAAAAGAACTTCAGGACATCTTGGACCGCTATCCGAGCAAGGTCCAAAAAAATCGCAAGAAACACATTTTGATTAAAGATGGCGTTCTGGAACAGCAAGAAATTGAGGCTAATACCAGAACGGTTCCAGGAATTATGACCAACCGCGGCTGCGCGTATGCGGGCTGCAAAGGCGTGGTAGTAGGGCCGCTAAAGGATATGGTGCATATTGTGCATGGCCCTATCGGTTGCAGTTACTATGCCTGGGGTGCGCGGCGCAACAAGGCCCGCACCGAAGAAGGCGGCGACAATTTCATCAACTACTGCTTTTCGACTGATATGCAGGAAAGTGATATTGTTTTTGGCGGCGAGAAAAAACTGACGGCTATGATTGACGAAGTGGTGGAGATTTTTCACCCGAAGGCCATCAGTATTTCCGCGACTTGTCCGGTAGGTCTTATTGGTGACGATATTAACGCCGTCGCCAGGACCGCTCAGGAAAAATACGGCATTCAGGTGTTGGCGTTCAACTGTGAAGGCTATAAAGGAGTCAGCCAGTCGGCGGGACATCATATCGCCAATAACAATCTGATGGACAAAGTCATCGGCAACAGCGATCTAGAGGAGGCGCCGGGTAAATTTCCCATCAATATTCTCGGCGAGTACAACATTGGCGGCGACGGCTGGGAAGTCGAGCGCATGCTCAAAGAAATTGGTTATCATATCGTCACGGTTATGACTGGTGACGGCTCCTGGGAGTCACTGCGCAACGCTCATGTGTCGGAATTGAATCTGGTGCAGTGTCATCGTTCCATTAACTATATTGCAGAAATGCTGGAAATTAAGTATGGCACGCCATGGTTAAAAGTCAATTTCATCGGTGTTAATAGCACCGTTGAGACGCTGCGCAACATGGCCAAGTATTTTGACGACCCGGGCCTGACCCAGCGTACCGAAGATTTTATCGCTAAAGAACTGGTGCGGGTACAGCCGCAGATGGAGCAGTACCGCAAGATCTGCGAAGGGAAAACAGCGTTCTGCTTTGTAGGCGGTTCCAGGGGGCATCATTATCAGGGGCTATTTGGCGAACTGGGGATTGATACAGTGCTGGCCGGTTATGAATTTGCGCATCGTGACGACTATGAAGGTCGCGTCGTCATTCCCACGATTAAAACCGATGCAGACAGTAAAAACATTCCTGAGTTGCACGTGGAGCAAGACGAACGGCGGTATCGATTGAAGATATCCCCGGAAAAAATGGAAATGTTAAAAGGAAGTATTCCGCTGGGAGAATATAACGGCATGAATGTGGAGATGAAGGACGGCAGTATTATTGTCGATGACATCAACCACTATGAGACAGAAGAGTTTATTCGCTTGCTTAAACCGGATATTTTTGCTTCCGGTATCAAGGATAAGTATGTAGTTCAGAAAATGGGGATTCCAGCTAAACAGCTTCACTCGTACGACTACAGCGGACCTTATGCCGGCTTTAACGGGGCCGTGAATTTTGCTCGTGATGTCAGTATGGCCTTTGCTTCGCCGACGTGGAACTACATCACACCGCCGTGGAAAGACCAGCCGCTTCTTGATGGCAGTATGAATGAAGGGGGTGCGCGCTGA
- a CDS encoding P-II family nitrogen regulator codes for MKEIIAIVRMNKTNATKKALVESGAAGFTATKVLGRGKLVDDPAMIAARKADLMRLAEEEDMREAEVLIDGFLDGTRLFPRRMFNVIAHDTDVDKIVKSIIAANQTNNQVGDGKIFILPLLDAYRVRTAEKGDAAI; via the coding sequence ATGAAAGAGATTATTGCTATTGTGCGTATGAATAAGACCAATGCTACGAAGAAAGCGTTGGTAGAAAGCGGAGCCGCCGGTTTTACGGCCACTAAGGTACTGGGGCGGGGCAAGCTAGTGGATGATCCGGCGATGATTGCCGCTCGTAAAGCGGACTTGATGCGGCTGGCAGAAGAAGAAGACATGCGTGAAGCGGAAGTATTGATTGATGGTTTTTTGGACGGCACTCGCCTGTTTCCGCGGCGCATGTTCAATGTTATTGCTCATGACACTGATGTGGATAAAATCGTGAAATCGATTATTGCTGCAAACCAGACCAACAACCAAGTTGGAGACGGCAAAATATTCATTCTGCCACTGCTGGATGCGTACCGAGTGCGTACGGCGGAAAAAGGCGATGCAGCGATTTAA
- a CDS encoding P-II family nitrogen regulator: protein MLLVRAIVRPEKRDEVLYELSTAGFHAATVIDVMGRGKQKGIKIGSIVYDEIPKVMILMAVRDEDKEDVVSVIMRTAKTSDSGAFGDGKIFITPIEEAYTVSSAATGL from the coding sequence ATGTTGTTGGTAAGAGCGATTGTTCGTCCGGAAAAGCGGGATGAAGTGTTATATGAGTTGTCTACGGCCGGCTTTCACGCGGCAACTGTCATTGATGTTATGGGTCGCGGCAAGCAAAAAGGCATCAAAATTGGCAGCATTGTTTACGATGAAATTCCCAAAGTGATGATTTTGATGGCGGTGCGGGACGAGGACAAGGAGGATGTGGTCAGCGTCATCATGCGTACTGCTAAAACAAGCGATTCCGGCGCTTTTGGGGATGGCAAGATTTTTATCACGCCGATTGAAGAGGCGTATACGGTATCCTCCGCAGCCACTGGGCTGTAG
- the nifH gene encoding nitrogenase iron protein encodes MRQVAIYGKGGIGKSTTTQNTVAALAEAGKKVMVVGCDPKADSTRLLLNGLCQKTVLDTLRDEGDDIELDDILKPGFKGTKCVESGGPEPGVGCAGRGIITSINLLESLGAYTDDLDYVFYDVLGDVVCGGFAMPIREGKAEEIYIVASGELMALYAANNISKGIQKYATTGKVRLGGIICNSRQVDFELDLLQAFASELGSQLIHFVPRNNVVQRAEINKKTVIDFDPKEDQSDEYRKLAMAINQNKNFVIPKPMTQDRLEELMMSYGILG; translated from the coding sequence ATGAGACAGGTAGCAATTTACGGCAAAGGCGGCATCGGTAAATCGACGACAACCCAAAATACGGTGGCGGCCCTAGCGGAAGCCGGCAAGAAAGTAATGGTAGTTGGCTGTGACCCGAAAGCAGATTCGACGAGGCTCCTTTTGAATGGTCTTTGCCAAAAAACGGTATTGGATACGCTTCGCGATGAAGGTGACGATATCGAGCTGGACGATATCCTGAAACCTGGCTTTAAAGGAACGAAATGCGTAGAATCAGGCGGTCCTGAGCCTGGCGTAGGCTGCGCGGGTCGCGGTATCATTACCTCTATTAATTTGCTGGAATCGCTGGGTGCGTATACTGATGATTTGGATTATGTTTTTTATGATGTTTTGGGCGACGTTGTTTGCGGCGGGTTTGCTATGCCGATTCGCGAAGGAAAAGCGGAAGAAATATACATTGTAGCTTCTGGAGAACTCATGGCTCTGTATGCGGCTAATAATATTTCTAAGGGGATTCAAAAGTACGCTACTACGGGTAAGGTTCGCTTGGGTGGCATTATCTGCAACAGTCGGCAAGTAGATTTTGAATTGGATTTATTGCAAGCCTTTGCATCAGAACTAGGCTCGCAGCTGATCCATTTTGTACCTCGGAATAATGTAGTGCAGCGAGCGGAAATTAATAAAAAGACGGTTATTGATTTTGACCCGAAAGAAGACCAGTCGGATGAGTATCGTAAATTGGCGATGGCAATTAACCAGAACAAGAATTTTGTCATTCCCAAGCCGATGACGCAAGATCGTTTAGAAGAATTGATGATGTCTTATGGAATTTTGGGCTAA